A single Anatilimnocola floriformis DNA region contains:
- a CDS encoding TIGR02452 family protein — MSRGNRAKQGQETVGIVDRGWYESAGERVDIRTQVDRCVKSTALHRPTDLQRQVEQLPPAPRQTPTVLRVSNETTLSAARRMVCEEGKSKTLALNFASAKNPGGGFLGGSQAQEESLARSSALYASLLSQPGYYDANRLFRSALYTDHMILSPAVPVFRDDDGEFLRQPYLLSILTAPAPNAGAITVNSPHLNEQVMPTIKTRLHKLLALAAVNGYEHLLLGAWGCGVFRNDPSAVAGLFAQALLNDEQFRNRFVSVEFAVLDTQPGEQIIGPFREAFGGGT; from the coding sequence ATGAGTCGTGGAAATAGAGCTAAACAAGGACAAGAGACAGTTGGGATCGTGGACCGCGGTTGGTATGAATCGGCGGGAGAGCGAGTCGACATTCGTACGCAAGTCGACCGATGTGTTAAGAGCACAGCGTTGCACCGGCCCACGGATTTGCAACGGCAGGTCGAGCAACTTCCGCCCGCACCGCGACAGACGCCCACGGTGTTACGAGTCTCGAACGAGACGACGCTGTCGGCTGCGCGGCGGATGGTTTGCGAAGAGGGAAAGTCAAAGACACTCGCGCTGAACTTCGCTTCGGCCAAGAACCCCGGCGGTGGCTTTCTCGGCGGCAGCCAGGCGCAAGAAGAGAGCCTCGCGCGCTCGTCGGCGCTATATGCATCGTTGCTTTCGCAGCCGGGATACTACGACGCCAATCGGCTCTTCAGGTCGGCACTCTACACCGATCACATGATCCTGAGTCCCGCTGTGCCGGTCTTCCGAGATGACGACGGGGAATTTTTGCGGCAGCCGTACTTGCTGAGCATATTGACCGCGCCCGCTCCCAACGCTGGAGCCATCACGGTGAACTCGCCGCATCTGAACGAGCAAGTGATGCCGACGATCAAAACTCGCCTGCACAAATTGCTCGCGCTGGCAGCGGTAAATGGCTATGAGCATTTGCTACTTGGTGCTTGGGGTTGTGGCGTGTTTCGGAATGACCCCTCGGCCGTCGCAGGATTGTTCGCACAAGCCCTGCTGAATGACGAACAATTCCGCAATCGGTTCGTCAGTGTGGAGTTCGCGGTGCTCGATACACAGCCTGGCGAGCAGATCATCGGACCGTTTCGCGAAGCTTTTGGAGGCGGAACATGA